One region of Manduca sexta isolate Smith_Timp_Sample1 chromosome 25, JHU_Msex_v1.0, whole genome shotgun sequence genomic DNA includes:
- the LOC119188489 gene encoding trans-1,2-dihydrobenzene-1,2-diol dehydrogenase-like (The sequence of the model RefSeq protein was modified relative to this genomic sequence to represent the inferred CDS: added 18 bases not found in genome assembly) yields the protein MIFILYMTIRWGIVTAGKISNDFVNAFNTYPDKGDQVIVAVAARNKDRAAEFAKIHNIEKVFDSYQLLAVCDDIDVAYIGALNPDHYELTKMFLENGKHVLCEKPMCLNYKQVASLVKIAKSKKLFLMEAVWSRFAPAYLALEEDIKSGKLGEVKFVEVNFGVPIEKSERVSKKELGGSALLDIGIYTLQFALFIFKDEPKKVTAVGDLNEDGVDEVDTVILEYDGGRRAVLNMHTKVKLWNKATVVGTKGRATVQEPFHFPNTLIDVDGKEKQFSLHTSSLPYNFANSAGLVYQALEVERCIREGLLESPRMTHNDSLILAKLEDTIRKQVGVHYDADDQEYP from the exons ATGACCATTCGCTGGGGTATCGTTACTGCTGGAAAGATCAGCAATGACTTCGTCAACGCATTCAATACTTATCCCGATAAAGGCGACCAAGTCATCGTCGCAGTAGCGGCTCGTAATAAGGATAGGGCTGCAGAGTTTGCAAAAATCCACAACATCGAAAAAGTTTTTGACTCATATCAACTATTAGCGGTCTGTGATGACATTG ATGTTGCATATATAGGAGCACTCAATCCCGACCATTATGAGCTGACCAAGATGTTTCTAGAAAACGGAAAGCATGTGCTTTGTGAAAAGCCAATGTGTTTGAACTACAAGCAAGTAGCCAGTTTGGTTAAAATAGCAAAGAGTAAGAAACTCTTCTTGATGGAGGCGGTATGGTCACGATTTGCCCCTGCATACCTAGCTTTAGAGGAAGACATAAAGTCTGGGAAACTTGGTGAAGTTAAATTCGTTGAAGTCAACTTCGGCGTGCCTATAGAAAAATCGGAAAGAGTAAG taAAAAGGAACTCGGCGGTAGCGCTCTTTTGGACATAGGCATATACACACTGCAGTTCGCTCTATTCATTTTTAAAGACGAGCCTAAGAAAGTCACAGCAGTTGGAGATTTAAACGAGGATGGCGTGGATGAGGTCGATACTGTCATTTTAGAGTATGATGGAGGCAGGCGCGCTGTCCTTAATATGCATACTAAAGTCAAGTTGTGGAACAAAGCTACCGTCGTTGGAACTAAAGGCCGGGCTACG GTTCAAGAGCCCTTCCACTTTCCTAATACATTGATTGATGTTGACGGAAAGGAGAAACAATTTTCACTACATACATCAAGCCTGCCATACAACTTTGCAAACAGTGCCGGACTAGTTTACCAAGCCCTCGAAGTTGAAAGATGCATACGAGAAG gttTACTGGAGTCGCCTCGCATGACACATAATGACAGCCTTATTCTGGCAAAACTGGAAGATACTATTCGAAAACAAGTGGGCGTTCATTACGATGCCGATGATCAAGAATACCCTTAG